The following are encoded together in the Pelagicoccus enzymogenes genome:
- a CDS encoding glycoside hydrolase family 3 C-terminal domain-containing protein — MHQGSRDAGTLTNESSDWKFKDPEVPLEERLEALMGLLTLEEKLGQMLHSNPAINRLGIPAYNWWNEACHGVGRAGRATVFPQVIGMAATWNRGLLRRVAEATALEARAKHFDAARRGWRGQYRGLTFWTPNINIFRDPRWGRGQETFGEDPYLTASLASEMVKGLQGEEKERLRTAACAKHFAVHSGPESKRHEFDARPEAKDLWETYLPAFEALVGVGVESVMGAYNRTLGEACCASSFLMEEVLRGRWGFDGHYVSDCGAIDDFHLYHGVTKAPAESAALAIGKGCDLNCGSTYGSALDAVERGLLSEHEVDRSVRRLLRTKLKLGLLDAVPRDVPPLEVVESPEHRALARRAASESIVLLKNENDALPLSRSPERALVVGPTAASIGALLGNYHGISGSLSTIVEGILEALPPNTAVKYRPGCPLLSEQSPGVNYTFEAANNSDYVIAVMGLDHTLEGEEGDTVASASGGDRDTIELPAVQREFLRQLRPYCRKLVLVLTGGGAIAAPEAHDLADAVLLCWYPGCEGGRAVADVLFGDVAPSGRLPVSVPRCTEDLPPFEDYSMRGRTYKFATAEPLYPFGFGLGYGKVEYVSVNADRTHLGRSDLLRLVVTVRNSSERPSLETVQCYMVPPQDWPDAPRAQLLAFEKIEVLEGRSKEIRFDLSAEQFGLFDAEGEKQFVPGEYRIHIGSSSPGARSLELGAAVPATVSVTLKP; from the coding sequence ATGCACCAAGGCTCGCGCGATGCAGGAACTTTGACGAACGAGTCTAGCGACTGGAAGTTCAAGGACCCGGAGGTTCCCCTGGAGGAGCGCCTCGAAGCGTTGATGGGGCTACTGACGCTGGAGGAAAAGCTCGGGCAAATGCTGCACAGCAATCCTGCCATAAATCGTCTCGGCATACCTGCTTACAATTGGTGGAACGAGGCTTGCCATGGAGTCGGGCGAGCAGGGCGGGCGACCGTTTTTCCGCAAGTGATCGGAATGGCAGCCACCTGGAATCGGGGATTGCTGCGCCGGGTGGCAGAAGCGACTGCCTTGGAAGCCCGGGCTAAGCATTTCGACGCGGCCCGGCGCGGCTGGCGAGGACAGTACCGGGGGCTCACGTTTTGGACGCCGAACATTAACATCTTTCGCGATCCGCGTTGGGGCCGCGGGCAGGAAACGTTTGGCGAGGACCCCTACCTGACCGCTTCGCTCGCCAGCGAGATGGTAAAGGGCTTGCAGGGGGAAGAAAAGGAACGCTTGCGAACGGCGGCTTGCGCCAAGCACTTCGCGGTACATAGCGGCCCCGAATCGAAGCGACACGAATTCGACGCTCGGCCGGAGGCCAAGGACCTTTGGGAAACCTACTTGCCAGCCTTCGAGGCCTTGGTCGGAGTCGGAGTGGAGTCGGTGATGGGCGCTTACAACCGAACCCTCGGCGAAGCGTGCTGCGCGAGCTCGTTCTTGATGGAGGAGGTGCTGCGCGGCCGTTGGGGCTTCGACGGGCACTACGTCAGTGACTGTGGCGCGATCGACGATTTCCATTTGTATCATGGCGTGACCAAGGCTCCTGCCGAATCGGCGGCCCTCGCAATTGGGAAAGGCTGCGACTTGAACTGCGGAAGCACCTATGGAAGCGCCTTGGACGCGGTCGAACGCGGCTTGCTGAGCGAGCATGAGGTCGACCGTTCGGTGCGTCGCTTGCTCAGGACGAAGCTGAAGCTTGGTCTTCTGGATGCGGTGCCGCGCGATGTTCCACCGCTCGAAGTGGTTGAATCGCCTGAGCATCGGGCTTTGGCGCGTCGTGCGGCGTCTGAATCGATTGTCTTGCTCAAGAACGAAAATGACGCTCTGCCGTTGTCCCGCTCTCCGGAACGTGCGCTGGTGGTAGGGCCAACTGCTGCGAGCATCGGCGCCTTGTTGGGGAACTACCATGGAATTTCCGGGAGCTTGAGCACGATCGTGGAAGGCATCCTTGAAGCATTGCCGCCCAACACGGCTGTTAAGTACCGCCCCGGTTGCCCGTTGCTGAGCGAGCAGTCTCCAGGAGTCAACTACACCTTCGAAGCTGCCAACAACTCGGACTACGTCATCGCCGTGATGGGGCTTGATCATACCTTGGAGGGGGAGGAAGGGGACACGGTCGCGTCTGCGAGTGGGGGGGATCGCGATACGATCGAGCTACCTGCAGTGCAACGGGAGTTTTTGAGACAGCTTCGTCCCTACTGCCGAAAGCTGGTCTTGGTTTTGACGGGAGGTGGGGCGATTGCGGCGCCGGAGGCCCATGATTTGGCCGACGCAGTCTTGCTCTGTTGGTATCCCGGATGCGAAGGAGGTCGCGCGGTCGCGGACGTTTTGTTTGGGGATGTCGCGCCATCGGGGCGACTGCCTGTCAGCGTTCCGCGCTGCACCGAGGATCTGCCGCCTTTCGAAGACTATTCGATGCGAGGGCGGACGTACAAGTTCGCGACAGCGGAGCCCCTCTATCCGTTTGGCTTCGGCCTTGGTTACGGTAAGGTCGAGTATGTATCCGTGAATGCAGACAGAACTCACCTGGGGCGATCGGATCTACTGAGGTTGGTCGTTACGGTTCGCAACTCCTCCGAACGCCCATCTTTGGAAACGGTTCAGTGCTACATGGTTCCCCCGCAGGATTGGCCGGATGCGCCGCGGGCTCAATTGCTCGCATTCGAAAAGATTGAGGTCTTGGAAGGAAGATCGAAGGAAATTCGTTTCGATTTGTCTGCTGAGCAGTTCGGACTGTTCGACGCTGAAGGGGAAAAGCAATTCGTGCCGGGCGAATACCGGATCCACATTGGGTCTTCGTCCCCGGGCGCCCGTTCGCTGGAGCTAGGCGCTGCGGTGCCGGCTACCGTATCCGTAACACTCAAACCTTAA